The Halomicronema hongdechloris C2206 genome includes a window with the following:
- the rsfS gene encoding ribosome silencing factor, with translation MNDSVNTLSNPSSRPNRDDAAWNLACAIAQAADERKGADIVLVNVGDVSYLADYFVIVTGFSAVQVRAIARTIEDDIEQTWQRQPLRTEGQQEGQWVLQDYGEVIVHIFMPEARDFYNLDAFWGHAERTLYQSHLSAADA, from the coding sequence ATGAACGATTCCGTCAACACCCTGTCTAATCCGTCCTCCCGGCCTAATCGCGATGATGCGGCCTGGAATTTGGCCTGTGCGATCGCACAGGCTGCTGACGAACGCAAGGGGGCTGACATTGTCCTAGTCAACGTCGGCGATGTCTCCTACCTGGCCGATTACTTCGTCATTGTCACCGGCTTCTCGGCGGTGCAAGTACGGGCCATTGCCCGTACCATCGAAGATGACATCGAACAGACCTGGCAGCGGCAGCCCCTACGCACTGAAGGCCAACAGGAGGGTCAGTGGGTGTTACAGGATTATGGCGAAGTCATCGTCCACATTTTCATGCCCGAAGCCAGAGACTTCTACAATTTAGATGCTTTTTGGGGCCATGCCGAGCGCACCCTCTACCAGTCCCACCTATCTGCAGCCGATGCTTAG
- a CDS encoding CGLD27 family protein — translation MTVMPSRCPVPAEQQPINEYQDMRESWFYSWGSRSLLRFIQPLVVLWGLSWSMTAPIAAASFTPARYPSDFLLSAAIGACVLPCLALLQLYIGWSHVGRRLRQARIPYEESGWYDGQVWQKPEDMHNRDRLIVDYQVQPILHRLRRSFAAIVGLLAVAVVAWQWI, via the coding sequence ATGACTGTAATGCCGTCCCGTTGTCCTGTTCCCGCCGAACAACAACCCATCAATGAATACCAGGACATGCGAGAGTCCTGGTTTTACAGCTGGGGCAGTCGTAGTCTGTTGCGGTTTATCCAGCCCTTGGTAGTGCTCTGGGGACTGAGTTGGTCGATGACAGCACCGATTGCAGCGGCCAGTTTTACGCCCGCTCGATATCCCAGCGACTTTCTACTGAGTGCCGCCATCGGTGCCTGCGTGCTCCCTTGCTTGGCCCTATTGCAACTATATATTGGCTGGTCCCATGTCGGTCGTCGCCTGCGACAGGCCCGTATCCCCTATGAAGAGTCTGGTTGGTACGACGGTCAGGTCTGGCAAAAACCCGAGGATATGCACAATCGCGATCGCTTGATCGTCGATTATCAAGTGCAGCCCATTCTCCACCGGCTTCGCAGAAGCTTTGCTGCCATTGTCGGTCTCTTGGCAGTTGCCGTGGTAGCTTGGCAATGGATATAA
- a CDS encoding lipopolysaccharide assembly protein LapA domain-containing protein: MRLFVISALVIAFLAILFALQNNNLVTINLLVWRYEQSLALVLLATLAIGVLVGLLVSIPAIVRRGWRTARIKQQTDELVTQVQEKDQQMASQTHKIQSVRDSYHDLLEALGLIEPTTALLHQQALQQAATSLLQRRQSRSQDSRYQSLSLLLLQVEPTQPPSLGPSFWGQVAQRLQHEALIDSWLYSDGQGQFACTTPGLDTRETSRYGEALQQALTTQPIALADGTSVSVQVSVGGAIASADKPVDATILLTTAKTALDQAQQRGRNRFRLLQASPA; encoded by the coding sequence ATGCGTTTATTCGTCATCTCGGCTCTGGTCATCGCCTTTTTGGCCATCCTGTTTGCGCTGCAGAATAATAATCTGGTCACGATTAACCTGCTGGTTTGGCGGTATGAACAGTCTCTGGCTTTAGTGCTACTGGCCACTCTGGCTATTGGCGTGCTGGTGGGGCTGCTGGTCTCAATCCCCGCGATTGTGCGCCGGGGCTGGCGCACTGCTCGGATCAAGCAGCAGACAGATGAATTGGTGACCCAGGTGCAAGAGAAGGATCAGCAGATGGCTAGCCAAACCCACAAGATTCAGTCGGTGCGGGATAGCTATCACGATTTACTGGAGGCCCTAGGGCTGATCGAGCCCACCACGGCGCTATTGCATCAGCAAGCCCTGCAACAGGCGGCGACCTCCTTGCTGCAGCGGCGTCAGAGCCGTTCCCAGGACAGTCGCTATCAATCCCTCAGTCTGTTATTGCTGCAGGTGGAGCCGACCCAGCCCCCTAGCTTAGGCCCATCGTTTTGGGGACAAGTGGCTCAGCGGCTGCAGCATGAGGCCCTAATCGACTCCTGGCTATACAGTGATGGCCAGGGCCAGTTTGCCTGCACGACGCCGGGTCTGGATACCCGTGAGACGTCCCGCTATGGAGAGGCCCTACAGCAGGCGTTGACGACACAGCCCATCGCCTTAGCCGATGGTACCTCGGTATCAGTGCAGGTGAGTGTCGGCGGTGCGATCGCATCTGCCGACAAGCCTGTCGATGCCACCATCCTACTAACCACCGCTAAGACAGCCCTAGACCAAGCCCAGCAGCGGGGCCGCAATCGGTTTCGGCTACTGCAGGCCAGCCCAGCCTAG
- a CDS encoding asparaginase produces MTFQTSSKRHQSEQLEVQLLREGIVESTHMAHAVVCDSRGRVLTSAGDSEIGTFIRSALKPFQALAVTSTGTLDHFNLDDKDLAIICSSHRGSMEQVRQAFRILWRADIDPSKLRCPLPPGQVSPLTHNCSGKHAGMLAVCQQRGWSLDSYLDRNHPIQLLILGKVAELLGMPADEFIGAHDDCGAPTYFMQLGQMANLFAKLASGDSLDMERIVRAMTSHPDMVAGHEAFDTELMRLTEGELVSKSGAEGIQCIGRVGESLGLAIKVLDGAKRAKYAASVHLLKQLGWITPAIAEALAETYMTLAPYKRLDVVGEISYT; encoded by the coding sequence ATGACTTTTCAAACCTCCTCGAAGCGGCATCAAAGTGAACAACTGGAAGTTCAACTTCTGCGGGAAGGCATCGTTGAGTCGACCCACATGGCCCATGCCGTTGTCTGCGATAGCCGGGGACGGGTGTTAACCTCAGCTGGTGACTCTGAAATCGGCACCTTCATCCGCTCTGCTCTCAAGCCCTTTCAAGCCCTAGCAGTGACCTCTACGGGAACCCTAGATCACTTTAATTTGGACGATAAAGATCTAGCCATTATCTGTAGTTCTCATCGCGGCAGCATGGAGCAAGTGCGGCAGGCCTTTCGCATCCTGTGGCGGGCCGATATTGATCCGTCTAAACTGCGCTGTCCCCTTCCCCCTGGCCAGGTTAGTCCTCTAACCCACAACTGCTCGGGCAAACATGCCGGTATGCTGGCCGTGTGTCAGCAGCGCGGCTGGTCCCTCGATAGCTACCTCGATCGCAACCACCCCATCCAACTGTTGATTCTGGGGAAAGTGGCAGAACTGCTAGGCATGCCTGCCGATGAATTTATCGGCGCCCATGATGACTGCGGCGCTCCCACCTATTTCATGCAGTTGGGACAGATGGCAAATTTATTTGCCAAATTAGCCTCCGGCGATAGCCTCGATATGGAGCGAATTGTGCGAGCCATGACTAGTCACCCAGACATGGTGGCGGGCCACGAGGCCTTTGATACAGAACTAATGCGCTTGACGGAGGGAGAGCTAGTCAGCAAATCGGGGGCAGAAGGCATTCAGTGCATCGGCCGGGTCGGGGAAAGCCTGGGATTAGCCATTAAGGTGCTAGATGGAGCCAAGCGGGCAAAATATGCGGCATCCGTCCATTTGTTGAAGCAACTAGGTTGGATCACCCCTGCCATTGCCGAAGCCCTGGCTGAAACCTATATGACCCTAGCCCCCTACAAACGGCTGGATGTAGTGGGCGAAATCTCCTACACCTGA
- the yqeK gene encoding bis(5'-nucleosyl)-tetraphosphatase (symmetrical) YqeK, whose translation MPIFSESLRTDVLTWLETHVPEARRHHILRVEAMARQLAADHGVDQERAAWAGVLHDLAKCFQPARLLAMARAAGLPLDPVDEANPHLLHAEVGAIVARDRFGVTDSQVLAAIANHTLGRPGMDALSCVVFLADSLEPGRGDSPQLRRLRQLSHQNLVAAVAQTCDESIRKLIDKHRLIHPRTVLTRNWFWQASRQSTLLPSAWLSA comes from the coding sequence ATGCCCATCTTTTCAGAGTCCCTGCGTACCGATGTGTTGACATGGTTAGAGACCCATGTACCTGAGGCGCGGCGACATCACATCCTGCGGGTCGAGGCCATGGCCAGACAACTGGCGGCAGACCATGGCGTAGACCAAGAGCGGGCGGCCTGGGCCGGAGTACTACACGATTTAGCCAAATGTTTCCAGCCGGCGCGGCTATTGGCGATGGCCCGAGCCGCAGGGTTGCCTCTAGATCCTGTTGATGAGGCCAATCCCCATTTGCTCCATGCCGAAGTGGGGGCGATAGTCGCCCGAGACCGTTTTGGCGTGACGGATAGTCAGGTGTTGGCAGCCATTGCCAACCACACCTTGGGCCGACCCGGTATGGATGCCCTCAGCTGTGTGGTGTTCCTGGCAGATAGCTTGGAGCCGGGTCGGGGAGACTCTCCGCAGCTACGGCGACTACGACAGCTCAGCCATCAGAATCTGGTGGCGGCGGTGGCCCAAACCTGCGACGAGTCTATCCGGAAGTTAATCGACAAACACCGTTTGATTCATCCCCGCACTGTACTGACCCGTAACTGGTTCTGGCAAGCGAGTCGCCAGTCTACTTTGCTGCCCTCAGCCTGGCTTTCAGCCTAG
- a CDS encoding HEAT repeat domain-containing protein: protein MGIGGFILGIVIGAVLAAAIVYWLQQATIRRQAATLQRQQRRLDQLEREHEHRLQVATERLRWDYEARLASDPATAVATAPSASASPPASAATAATPTPASAPAASPSTTLPVSVTTPLAELTAASYADDAHLRQQVAATLSEAVAVYPPQDRQQCLPLLKRLSRDPDPQVRRVTVEALGRLRSRRALPWLRRALQDANADVVQAAHAAISQFKGRSGMAVAKRRRLPKNH, encoded by the coding sequence ATGGGTATCGGTGGGTTCATTCTCGGGATTGTGATCGGGGCAGTGCTGGCGGCCGCCATAGTCTACTGGCTGCAACAGGCAACGATTCGGCGGCAAGCGGCTACCTTGCAACGGCAACAGCGCCGCTTGGACCAGCTGGAACGGGAGCATGAGCATCGTCTGCAGGTGGCAACTGAACGGCTACGATGGGACTACGAAGCCCGCTTAGCCTCTGACCCAGCTACCGCGGTCGCTACCGCCCCATCTGCATCGGCCTCTCCCCCAGCCTCGGCGGCGACTGCTGCGACCCCGACTCCAGCCTCGGCTCCAGCTGCTTCCCCCTCGACAACTCTGCCAGTCTCAGTCACCACGCCCTTAGCCGAGCTGACCGCGGCCAGCTATGCCGACGACGCTCACCTCCGGCAGCAAGTAGCGGCTACCTTATCAGAAGCCGTAGCCGTCTACCCGCCCCAGGACCGTCAGCAGTGTCTCCCCCTTCTGAAACGACTCAGCCGCGACCCAGATCCCCAGGTGCGACGGGTCACGGTAGAAGCCTTGGGGCGACTTCGCTCCAGACGGGCGCTGCCCTGGTTACGCCGGGCTTTGCAGGATGCCAATGCCGATGTCGTGCAAGCGGCCCATGCTGCCATCAGCCAGTTCAAGGGGCGCTCGGGGATGGCTGTGGCTAAACGGCGACGGTTGCCCAAAAATCATTAG
- the recR gene encoding recombination mediator RecR, with amino-acid sequence MYARPLARLIEELQRLPGVGPKTAQRLALHLLKRPTSEVQALAQALIDAKAQIGHCSICFNLSAAPVCDICRAPSRDQHTLCVVADARDVIALEKTREYKGKYHVLGGLISPMDGIGPEQLHIGPLVHRVHKEGIKEVIIAISPSIEGDTTTLYIAQLLKSLTRVTRIAFGLPMGGDLEYADEVTLARAIEGRREIS; translated from the coding sequence ATTTACGCTCGCCCCCTGGCCCGACTGATCGAAGAACTGCAGCGCCTACCGGGCGTTGGCCCAAAGACTGCCCAGCGCTTGGCCCTGCATCTACTCAAGCGCCCCACCTCGGAGGTGCAAGCCCTAGCCCAGGCCCTGATCGACGCCAAGGCCCAAATCGGCCATTGCTCCATTTGCTTCAATCTATCTGCCGCGCCAGTCTGCGACATCTGCCGCGCCCCCAGCCGCGACCAGCACACCCTCTGCGTCGTGGCCGACGCCCGCGACGTCATTGCCCTGGAGAAAACCCGAGAATATAAAGGCAAATACCATGTCCTTGGTGGTCTGATTTCCCCTATGGATGGCATTGGTCCCGAGCAACTGCACATCGGCCCCCTGGTGCATCGGGTGCACAAAGAGGGCATCAAAGAAGTGATTATCGCCATCAGCCCCAGCATCGAAGGCGATACCACGACCCTATACATCGCTCAGCTGCTGAAATCCCTCACCCGGGTTACCCGCATCGCCTTTGGCCTGCCCATGGGGGGCGATCTAGAATACGCCGATGAAGTCACCCTAGCCCGGGCTATAGAAGGTCGACGCGAGATTTCCTAA